A stretch of DNA from Globicephala melas chromosome 19, mGloMel1.2, whole genome shotgun sequence:
GGGACGGGTGGGAACGGTCGGGATGGGGTAGGAGGCACTGGGGTTGGGTATAGGCTGAGGCCACGGTCGAAGATGCTGTTGGAGTTGGAGCTGGTGATGTTGCTGGGGTCGGTTTGGAGGATGGGTGTGGGGATGGCTGTGGACTGGAGCCGAGGGCGGCCATGTGGCTGCGCTTGGAGATGAGGTCAGATGGGGATGGGTTCGGAGCTAGGAATGGGAACGGGATGGGGTTTGCAGGGGGGCCTTGGGGATGGGCATGTGGCTGAAGCTGCCTTTGGTGCTGGGTACGGGCTGGAGTTGAGGatgcggctgggggaggggctggggatggaCAGGAAGCTGGAGTGTGGGGTGAGGTTAGGGGCATGGTCAGGATTGGGGTTGGAGATGGGGATGTTTATGTGTCAGGGCTGAGGATGGAGACATGGAGGTTAGACGGGGACGGGTTTGGTGACGGTTATGGGCTGGGTTTGGGGTTGGAGTCGCGGCAGAGGAGGCTGGGGTACAGATGGGGTTAAACTGGGGTTGGGGTGGGTTTGGGCATAGTTATGGGTTGGGGTTGGGATCAGAGGTGGGGATGAGACGGGGGATGGGACTGGGGTTAAGGTGGGCTTGGGGGGGTCGGGAGGTGCTTATGGGTTGGGTGGGGCTGTAGCTGGGGatgaggatgggggagggcaTGGTCATGCATCAGCTCTGAGGTCGGAGATGGGACGGCACCTTACTGGCGACGGAGCTGGAGTTGGGGATGTGGTTGGTTTGGGGTAGAGGTTGGGGGTGAGGTCAGAGCTGGGTTCGAGAGGTCAATTTCAAGGTGGCACGCCACTCACGGAGATCCCTTCTCCCCCCGCCGGCAGCAGCCGGGTTGCCCCTTGCGTCTCATGCAGTAGAAGGCGGCCACGATGAAGAGCAGTAGGCCCACGCTGACGGCCACGGCCATGACCGCAACTCCAGCCTGGGAGGTCTGGGGGGCCACTGCGGGGCAGGACGGAGGGGGAGGCGGTCAGCCAGCAGCGCTGTCTGCCCCGCACCCGGCTCCTGTCCCCCCACTGCGGTCACTCACCAGTGCCGAAGTGGAAGACGTGCCGGTCGCTCCCGTAGGGGTTGGAGGCCTCACAGGAGACGCCATCTCGGCTCAAGGCACTGGTCACCTTCAGGGTCAGGGAGCTGCTCACCCAGCCCTGGCCTCCGGGGGCTGGCTCTGCTAGCTGTGGAGGCTCGTGTCAGGCCTGGGCCCACGGGGCCAAGGGCTCGGGTGAGGGCACAGGTGAAGAGGAAGTGGTCGGCGAAGGGGCGTGGGGTGGGTGACACACAGTGCTTGGACCGTTGGGGGGCAGGGACTTGGGGAGGGTGCCAGAGGGTTCGGGATGCAGAGGAGGGTCCCTTACGCTGCCGCCCAACTGGCTCCAGCTGAGTTTGGGCTCTGGGTAGCCGCGTGCGTAGCAGGTCAGCCTGACTTCACTTCCTTCCCTCCAGCCGCCCTCTGCCTTGGGCTGAGTCTCCTCTGCCCTTAACTCCGGTGGGCCTGcgggtggtggggtgggaaggaggtgagCGGGAGGCACCCCGGGgaaggggacagagggagagagaacgaggagagagagaaggaccaGCTGTGGACCCTGTCTTGCTTGGTCCTGGCCCCCCACTCTCCCACACGACCCCTGTTCTCCCGCCCCCAAACCTTGGACCAGCAACTCGAAGCTTCGGGTGTGACTAAGGACAGGGACCGTGGGCAAGGAGGCCTCACACGTGTAGGTGCCGACGGAATCGAAGGTGACGGAGCGGAGGGAGAGCGTGGGGCTGTCCCCCAGGGGTACCGAGTcctgggtggggagagaaagagaaggtcaGGCCGGCCGTGAGAGAAGGGAGGGGTCGATGGGAGCGGGGGGGTCTTGTGCTGGGGGGATGTCTTTCCCTCTCACCTTGGTCCAGCGTAGGGCTGGGGTGGGCAGGCCTCGCACGGAGCAGTTCACGGCTGTGCTGTTGCCCAGGGGTAAGGAAAGCTCCTCCCCAGTGCTGAGCTCCAGGGGGTCCAGGTCTGGAGGGGGGGGTACAGACTGTCACCTTCCCCGGACCCTCACCCACTCGGCTAGGGACTCTCCAGGGCTGTTGGGGGTGCAGACGTGAACGGACAATCGTCAGCAGAGAACGCCAAGTTCTCCCCAGCGCCATGAACTCTCCACTCTCCCAGCTGGGCCCTGGAGCCCAGATCTAGGAATCTAACTCCAAAATACATGCCCACCTCGACCACTTGCCCCCAGAGCTGATGTCTGGGCCCAAGGTTAATGGATAACCTTGGAGGTGGGAGGCGCTCCTTCTTTGACTTACCACCCACACCCTGGCCTTCTCCTCTGTACTACCCATCCTTTTAGCAAATATTTCTCTGCTCTGCGCCGCGCCCCCCACAAATGgatcttctcccttctttccatcTCTGACCCCAGGGTCCAACTGCCTTCATGGCTGCAGTCacctcctcactggtctccctACTGGGCAAGACTCTTATCCTCTCTGGTCCATCCTCTGCTGAGCAGCCAGGGGGATCTTTTCAAAACACACACTGGTCAGCCCTTGCCTCTGCTTAAAATCCTACGGTGGTTCCCCAGTACCGTGGGCATCAAGGCCACATTCCTTGATGAAGCCAAAAAACTCTGCCTGGTCGACCCTGCCCACTGCTTCAAcctcatctcccaccctccccccttATCCCAGGAGCTCCAGCTACCCTATTCTCTCCCTGTTGTTCTACAGTATATGCCAAGTTgggtcctgcctcagggcctttgcatgtgctgtttccTTGGCTTGGAATGCTCTTTTTCTGGCTCTTTGTATTTCTGATTCCATTCTTTGGTTTCCTACTCAAATTCCCCCTTCTCAGAGAGGCCTCTCTGACCCTCTGTTGTGGACACTCAGGCTTCCCCTTCGGCACTGAAGGATTTGTTCCCCCAGCTGTTGAGAAGGGTGTCAGCTGTCAGCCCTCAGCTGTCAGCCGGCTCTGGAAACTGCCTGAGCCTCAGAGAGCCCCTCGTTCAAGGTcatgtcccctcctcccccaggcagCCCACATCCAATAATGGGTTGACGTGGGCGGTATAAAGGCCCGGCCCCCACGCCCCAACTGGGGATATCCCAGCCTCCAAGTGCCCTGCGGGACCGACCGAGGTCTTCCTTAGACTGAAGCCCAACTTCCCCccctgcccaatcctgcttccttcccctccccaccccccaatagGTGTGGATCCCAAGGCGCTCCCCGTAAGTTTCCTGCCTGTAGTCAGAATCTGCTTCCTAGGGACGCAGCCTTCAACACCCCCGATCTAAAATAATCCCCGCTCGCCGGGCAATTCCTCATCCCATCCCTCTGTGTTAGTCTCTGTAGACGCAGGATTGCTACTCAAAGTGTCTTGTTCAGTGTTTACCATCTGTCTCCCCTACCGGACCTGGAGCTCTGTGGTGGCAGGGACTGGGCTGTCTTGTTCACAGAGCTGTCCCTAACATCTGGCACTGGGTCTAGCcccaggaagggaggtgggaggagcgTGGAGGAGGGACAGAGCCTTCACACAGGGCTTGGGTGCAGGTGGACAGAGAAGGCTTCTTAGAAGACTGGGACCCATGAGATTGATCCGGAATGGATGGTAGAGAGGATGGGGAGTTATCgtaggaaagaggagaggagctTGTGGTGTGACGGGGTGAATGCCTTGGCCGGAAGAAGGGTCCGCCGAAGGTGAGGCCAGCCAGGTGGGCCTCGAAGGCCACGGTGAGGCATGTGGATTTTCTCCCGAGAGCACTGGGGAGCCATGGCAGGTTCCAAGAAGGGGAAGGTCAGGTGTTTATGCTTTGGAAAGGGCTCTCTGGCTGCCTTGTGTGGGAGACTGGAGGGGCCTGGGGCATCTGGACCAGGGCAGGGACCACAGAAAGGGCTGGAGGCAGGCCGCGGAGGGGTGAGGGTGAGGAGGCGGCTGGTGCCAGGTACCCCCCCCCCGCCTTCCCGGGGCTCTCACAGGCCACATGTAGCTCCAGGGTTTTGGAGAGCTCTGCGTCCTCGGCAGCGTCGTAGTCTTCCACCCTACAGCCGTAGGTCCCGCTCTGGCTCCGCTGCACCCCTTCCAGGGTCAAGTTCCCCTCGAGATTTGTTTTTAGCACATCCTCCTGCTTGTCCTGGGGGACCAGGAATGAGGAACCTGGTTCAGGAGATGCCTTAGGCTGGCAGGGTCATGCTAGGTCAGGGGTCATCCAAGTCAGGCATCACGGTGAGTCAGGACTCTCTCAGATCAGAGCTCAGAGGTCCTGATAGCTCCTGGGTCACCGGACAGGTGCCCTGCTAAGCCAGGCACCACCCGCGTGAAAGGTCAGAAGTTGGTGCAGGTGAGTATGTCGCAGAGGTCAGAGGTTGGCGGTTCCAAGGGCATGATGGGGTGAGTTACCTGAAGACGGAAGAACGTGTACTCCGGGTTGGGGCTGCCATCCCCCCGGCAGAACAGCTGGACAGAGTCACCCTCGCGAACCCAGCCTGCAGTAGTGGACGGGCTGCCCAACCAGAACTGCACGTGCTCCGTGGGATCTAAGGGAAAGGGCAGACTCATGAAAAGGGTCAACTGTAAAAGGTAGGGCTGGATTAAGGGAGAGAGGTCAGTGAAAGGTTAGAggttctatctttctttctttctttttttttttttttgaggttctATCTTTCAAGGCTCAGGTTCGCACTTATTCTGAGATCAGGGACCCGAGGTCAGAGGTTGAGATAGGCTGAGAGAACAGGTCAAGGGTCAGAGGTCGGTGTGAGTGACAGGTCAATGTGAGATTCAGGGGATCCAATGTGGTGTGAAAGGATGGGGCACAACGTTTAGTCATGAAACTCCGTGGGGTTCAGGGTGCTATGGGGGGCGTCAGAAGTCAGGGTGGGGCTCGTGCTACCATTTGAGCTCAGAGGTCAAAGGCCAGAAGCCAGTACGAACTACACCACGAGCTAAGGGAGTGGAAGGTCAGAGGGCAGTGGCGGTTCATGGGTCTGCCTGGAGGGTCAGGCCACAGTGAGGTGTAGAGTCCAAGGTCAGGGCGGTCAGAGGCCGGCACGGACTCACAGTGCAGCGTGAGGTGGAAGGAAGGGCTGTCCAGGCGGCCGTGCCGGCCCGTGGGCAGGCGGTAGTGCACGGAGCAGTGGAAGCTGGCGTCCCGGTCGGCCTTGTGGAGCCGCAGGTAGAGGGTGCTGGTGAGAGACAGCAGGCCCGAGGCCTCCCGGACTGTGCGGCTGGTCATATAGCCctctgggagagagggagggacgaGGGGGTCAGCCAGCCCGGCCCCGTTCCGCCGCAGCCCCCAGGGAGTCTAGCTGGGCTCCCGCGCGCTCACCGGAGTTCACCTCCATGGGCACCTCCAGGCGCTGCCCGTTCCGGTACCACGTGATCTGCGGGGCCGGGTTCCCATTGCGACTGTTGCAGGTGGCTATCTGGGGCAGACACAGGCCCGCAATGGGCTCGGAGCCAGGACCCTGAAGTCTGGGTCCCCCTCCCTTAGGGTTTCTCCCCAGCCAGATGCAGGAGTCCAGCTTCCAGCACCCTATTCCTCAGACTAGGAAGCCCaagcctccagcccctcctgcccttAGGATGCTGGAGACCAGGTCCCCAGCCCTCTCCGCCCCCAGAACCCTAGAATCAAGCTGTGGCCCGAGGTACCTCCTGGGCGAAATCCTCCATCACAGACAGTGTCCCTCTGTTGGGGGAGACCTCGGTGGCCTCTGGTTTCGCTACGGGAGAGATGTCATGTGAGGAGCCCCTTCCCGGGGTTCTCACCGGCCTGCCCCTTCCCAGGGCAGCAAGTGGGGGGGGGCCCTGACACTCACCGAACACACTGAGCCTCGCGGTGGCCTCGGCGGTGCCCGCGGCCCCCGCGCTCACCAAGCACACGTAGTCCCGCTCGTCGCCCACCTGGGCCTCGGCCAGCACCAGACGGCCCCGGGAGTCCAGCTGGTATGGTGGGCTGCGGCCCTGGGAGTCGTGCACCTTGTCCTGGAGCTCAGTGCCCTGCCGCTCGGCTGAGGCCAGGCGGTGGCGGACCCCAGCGCGGTCGGCCTGTGGGCGGAGGAGCGCCTCAGCTGGGGGCTGCCCGGTCAGCCCGGCCCTCCCGCCTCGATGTCCCTTTCTTTCTGCTGCTCTGTGGATCTCTTTGCCtcacgttctctctctctctctctggtccctctgtccctctctccacccctcccacccctgctccctgTCTGTTGTCACATTTTCCTCTCTCTGgctccctctttctccatctccctctgTTCCCAcctgtctccctctcccctctctttcctttttctcttcggTCCCACCCCCCAGGCTCTTGCTTTCTGGGTGTCTGCCTCTACATGTCCTCTCTCAAGAGCCAGCGCTCTGAGGGGTACGTCCTCATTCTAGCCTCGGCTGTGCCTGGACACCAGGGGACCCTGGAGAGGGCCTCCCCCTTGCTGCGCCTCCACGTCCCCACCTGCAAAATGGAAAGGCAGCTGGGTGGAGCATCTAGGGGCCTTTGGGCTCTGATGAGGGAATGAACGTCTGCAGCCCCACTGCGCCCCGACTCTCAGGCTCCCCTCTGGCATCCCCTGGCCCCCAGCCAGCAGCACTCACCAGGAACCATTCCAGCACGAAATGGTCATGGGCCCCCAAAGGGGTGCAGTCCAGAGTGACAGGCTCCCCCCTCATCACCTCCACCAGAGGGGGCACAGACAGGCGCACCTCAGCCTTGGCACCTGCGGGAGGGCGACTGAGctctctcccaccaccaccagtaGGTAGTCTTCCAGacacagcccctcctcccccaggacccaggagtccaggcccccagcacctccgccctcagacccaggagtccaggcccTCAACCCTtcctccctcagccccagcccctcctcccccagacccaggatccagacccccagcccctcctccctcagactcaGGATCCAGGCccctggcccctcctccctcagacccaggatccagacccCCAGCGCCTCCTCCCTCAGACTCAGGATCCAgacccccaacccctcccccctcagacccaggatgcaggcccccggcccctcctcccccaggacccaggagtccaggcccccggcccctcccccaggacccagctcctctctcccttcatctGTCATCTCTGCGCCTCTGAGCTTCAGATTCCATCAGCATTTCTCTCCATCTCGCCCTTCACCTGCAGAACTAAGCGCTCCTCCCCTGGGCCACCCAGGGCCCCGGTGGCCTCCATTCAATCCTCTTGGGCTCAAATCATGTCTGTCCTTGCTTTTCTCACTAGATCAAACGCCCCTCAAGCGCAGGGCTGGGTGGGCTCATTCCTTTGCCTCCAGCACTTTGCATAGGGCCTGGCACAGTGCTGTGGGATAACCGTCTCTCTCTCATCTTAGTCGCCGCCTCTGCATGTGTGTCACTCCCCCTGGGTCTCCATCTCTTAGTTTCCCGGTCTCTGCGTCTCTCTCAGTCTCCATGTGGCCCAGCCCTGTCCCTGGCCCTTTCCCTcaggagtgggaggctggggctggggctgggccggAGCTGAGGCAGGGTGGGTGTGTGGGCGCGGTGAGGGGGACAGGGCTGGGCAGGTTTCAGGAATGTGGGAGGGACAGGCTGGCTCAGACCTGCCCGAGCCCCCTGCCCGCTCCTTGGCCCCTCTGACTCTTTGAGAGAGCAGTGTGTCACCTCAGAACAGTACAGGGTTGAGGGCCCGGATCCTGGGTCCCAAGGGAGAAGGGAGCTGAGGGCCGGCACTCCTGTCCCAGGATCCTGGCAGATAGAGCTGCTTGCATCGGGAAAGCAGGCTCTTTCACTCTCTGGGCTGGCATCCTGGCCTGAGCTCTCAATTCTTAGAACCTCCGGTCCCCTCCCCGCCCAGCctggcccagctctgcccctggggACCCACTACTTGCCATGCTTGTGCCAGGGGCCTGGATTCCCAGGCACCCACCTG
This window harbors:
- the BCAM gene encoding basal cell adhesion molecule isoform X3; translated protein: MPPDARAGARRGPRLLVLALLLGAHRGAKAEVRLSVPPLVEVMRGEPVTLDCTPLGAHDHFVLEWFLADRAGVRHRLASAERQGTELQDKVHDSQGRSPPYQLDSRGRLVLAEAQVGDERDYVCLVSAGAAGTAEATARLSVFAKPEATEVSPNRGTLSVMEDFAQEIATCNSRNGNPAPQITWYRNGQRLEVPMEVNSEGYMTSRTVREASGLLSLTSTLYLRLHKADRDASFHCSVHYRLPTGRHGRLDSPSFHLTLHYPTEHVQFWLGSPSTTAGWVREGDSVQLFCRGDGSPNPEYTFFRLQDKQEDVLKTNLEGNLTLEGVQRSQSGTYGCRVEDYDAAEDAELSKTLELHVAYLDPLELSTGEELSLPLGNSTAVNCSVRGLPTPALRWTKDSVPLGDSPTLSLRSVTFDSVGTYTCEASLPTVPVLSHTRSFELLVQGPPELRAEETQPKAEGGWREGSEVRLTCYARGYPEPKLSWSQLGGSLAEPAPGGQGWVSSSLTLKVTSALSRDGVSCEASNPYGSDRHVFHFGTVAPQTSQAGVAVMAVAVSVGLLLFIVAAFYCMRRKGQPGCCRRGEKGSPPPGEPELSHSGSERPEQTGLLVGGASGGARHGSRGFGDEC
- the BCAM gene encoding basal cell adhesion molecule isoform X2 — encoded protein: MEPPDARAGARRGPRLLVLALLLGAHRGAKAEVRLSVPPLVEVMRGEPVTLDCTPLGAHDHFVLEWFLADRAGVRHRLASAERQGTELQDKVHDSQGRSPPYQLDSRGRLVLAEAQVGDERDYVCLVSAGAAGTAEATARLSVFAKPEATEVSPNRGTLSVMEDFAQEIATCNSRNGNPAPQITWYRNGQRLEVPMEVNSEGYMTSRTVREASGLLSLTSTLYLRLHKADRDASFHCSVHYRLPTGRHGRLDSPSFHLTLHYPTEHVQFWLGSPSTTAGWVREGDSVQLFCRGDGSPNPEYTFFRLQDKQEDVLKTNLEGNLTLEGVQRSQSGTYGCRVEDYDAAEDAELSKTLELHVAYLDPLELSTGEELSLPLGNSTAVNCSVRGLPTPALRWTKDSVPLGDSPTLSLRSVTFDSVGTYTCEASLPTVPVLSHTRSFELLVQGPPELRAEETQPKAEGGWREGSEVRLTCYARGYPEPKLSWSQLGGSLAEPAPGGQGWVSSSLTLKVTSALSRDGVSCEASNPYGSDRHVFHFGTVAPQTSQAGVAVMAVAVSVGLLLFIVAAFYCMRRKGQPGCCRRGEKGSPPPGEPELSHSGSERPEQTGLLVGGASGGARHGSRGFGDEC
- the BCAM gene encoding basal cell adhesion molecule isoform X1, encoding MEPPDARAGARRGPRLLVLALLLGAHRGAKAEVRLSVPPLVEVMRGEPVTLDCTPLGAHDHFVLEWFLADRAGVRHRLASAERQGTELQDKVHDSQGRSPPYQLDSRGRLVLAEAQVGDERDYVCLVSAGAAGTAEATARLSVFAKPEATEVSPNRGTLSVMEDFAQEIATCNSRNGNPAPQITWYRNGQRLEVPMEVNSEGYMTSRTVREASGLLSLTSTLYLRLHKADRDASFHCSVHYRLPTGRHGRLDSPSFHLTLHYPTEHVQFWLGSPSTTAGWVREGDSVQLFCRGDGSPNPEYTFFRLQDKQEDVLKTNLEGNLTLEGVQRSQSGTYGCRVEDYDAAEDAELSKTLELHVAYLDPLELSTGEELSLPLGNSTAVNCSVRGLPTPALRWTKDSVPLGDSPTLSLRSVTFDSVGTYTCPPELRAEETQPKAEGGWREGSEVRLTCYARGYPEPKLSWSQLGGSLAEPAPGGQGWVSSSLTLKVTSALSRDGVSCEASNPYGSDRHVFHFGTVAPQTSQAGVAVMAVAVSVGLLLFIVAAFYCMRRKGQPGCCRRGEKGSPPPGEPELSHSGSERPEQTGLLVGGASGGARHGSRGFGDEC